A single genomic interval of Arachis duranensis cultivar V14167 chromosome 7, aradu.V14167.gnm2.J7QH, whole genome shotgun sequence harbors:
- the LOC107496454 gene encoding integrin-linked protein kinase 1 has protein sequence METKKLQRRFSLGRQSSMAPDRSSGGGGDDFCSEAVDESVRLMYLANEGDLEGIKELLDFGSDVNFRDIDGRTALHVAACQRRTDVVDLLLQNGAEVDPRDRWGSTPLADAMYYKNHDVVKLLEKHGAKPPVAPMHVQNAREVPEYEIDPKELDFTNSVGITKGTFRIALWRGIKVAVKTLEEEVFTDDDKVKAFHDELALLQKVRHPNVVQFLGAVTQSTPMIIVTEYLPQGDLRTYLKRKGALKPGTAVKFALDIARGMNYLHEHKPEAIIHRDLEPPNILRDDSGHLKVADFGVSKLLKFAKSVKEDKPVTSQDTSWRYVAPEVYKNEEYDTKVDVFSFALILQEMIEGYPPFYAKSENEVPKAYVENERPPFKASPQLYAYGLRQLIEECWDEKPYRRPTFSQIIGRLEDINYHHDQKKRWKVQTPTCIQRLEALFRGYRTSPNSRSSRSTPR, from the exons ATGGAAACCAAAAAGCTTCAGCGCCGTTTCTCACTCGGCAGACAGTCCTCCATGGCGCCGGACCGCTCCTCCGGAGGCGGCGGCGATGACTTCTGCTCCGAGGCAGTTGACGAATCCGTGCGGCTGATGTACCTGGCCAACGAAGGTGACTTGGAAGGGATTAAGGAGCTGTTAGATTTCGGCAGTGACGTCAACTTCAGGGACATTGACGGCCGCACCGCCCTCCACGTCGCCGCCTGCCAGCGCCGCACCGACGTCGTTGACTTGTTGCTACAAAATGGCGCTGAGGTTGACCCCAGGGACCGCTGGGGCAGCACG CCTTTAGCTGATGCAATGTACTATAAAAATCATGATGTTGTAAAGCTTTTGGAGAAACATGGTGCAAAACCCCCG GTTGCTCCTATGCATGTCCAAAATGCTCGTGAAGTCCCCGAATATGAGATTGATCCTAAAGAACTCGATTTTACAAATAGTGTTGGGATAACCAAG GGAACTTTCCGTATTGCATTGTGGCGTGGAATTAAGGTTGCTGTCAAAACTCTTGAGGAGGAAGTGTTCACTGATGATGATAAAGT GAAGGCATTTCACGATGAGCTTGCGTTACTTCAGAAAGTTCGGCATCCAAATGTAGTTCAGTTTTTAGGTGCTGTAACACAAAGCACCCCGATGATAATTGTCACAGAATATTTGCCACAG GGAGATCTTCGCACTTACTTGAAGCGGAAAGGTGCATTAAAACCAGGAACAGCTGTAAAATTTGCACTTGATATAGCTAG GGGAATGAATTATTTGCATGAACATAAACCAGAAGCCATTATACACCGAGATCTTGAACCTCC AAATATTCTTCGGGATGATTCTGGGCATCTGAAAGTTGCTGACTTTGGAGTCAGCAAGTTGCTGAAATTTGCAAAATCAGTCAAAGAAGACAAACCAGTGACAAGCCAGGATACGTCAT GGCGCTATGTTGCTCCAGAGGTTTACAAGAATGAGGAATATGACACTAAAGTAGATGTGTTTTCATTTGCTCTAATACTACAGGAG ATGATTGAAGGTTATCCACCATTTTATGCAAAGTCAGAAAATGAAGTTCCTAAAGCATATGTTGAAAATGAACGTCCGCCATTTAAAGCTTCACCCCAGCTTTATGCTTATGGACTTAGGCA GTTAATAGAGGAATGTTGGGATGAAAAACCTTACAGAAGACCAACATTTAGCCAAATAATTGGGAGATTAGAAGACATCAACTACCATCATGATCAAAAGAAGCGTTGGAAG GTTCAGACTCCTACATGCATTCAGCGTCTGGAGGCCCTGTTTAGAGGATATCGCACAAGCCCGAATAGCCGATCATCTCGCTCTACGCCAAGATAA